CTGTCCTGATATCCTGTCACCCTTTATCATGTTACACCTTACAGCATTGCCTGAACCTAGCCTACTGTGTCCACACATACATAACCATTTAAACAAACGTTTGGATTAAGGGTTAATTTAGGATAGTGAAAGTTCTCACCTGGGGCATAAATCGGTCTTCTTGTCGACCTTTGGATTCATCTtcctgaaaaaagaaaagctgtgtCCGAACAAAATTATTTAGTGACCGAGTAGGAAAACCAAGCTCTAACAGATCTGGTCGTTACAATTGCAAACTGGAGATTTGTACTTAAACGTATGTGACCAGAAAATAGCCTAACCTAAAACACAattaagaaaatgaaaacacCCCGGCGTAGATTCTTTAATCAGACAtcgcagcacacacacaccacttcaTCGCTCATAGCGGGGAAAAGGAGTCAATTAGCTCCATCTTTACCTTTGAGATTAAGCCAACAGGATAAACAAGCCCAAAGGTTACAAACACCAGAAAGACATTTACCTTTGGTATGTGGCTGTTTGACTGCCGGTGTCCGTTTCTGAAAAAATTATTTCACTCTTTCTGAACTGACGTGAACACCGTAACGTGAGCCTACAGCCCACAATGACGTGACGTCCAGCACGCCACAAGCGTCACAACTAGCCCGCTCATAGGCTGTAGACTACTCTGCTCTGCTCGGTCACGAACAAAGGTGACTAAAGAGCAGACGGGGAGTTACCACATTCACCAATGTCCGCAGGAAAACCCACAGCGTGTTGTAAAAAACGCCTATGTTGCCAAATGATTTCTGGCAGCTTCATAATACACTTTGATTATATTTTGAGGACAGTGGTAGGCTAATAACCTCCTCCTCAAATCCATCAGAACAATGGAGTGACTCGCTATGCTCCTTTACTGTTATATGCTATAGGTGAATTCAGGTACTTTTAAAGAATGATGTGAAATATCTTAATACTAATAATTTATCGACCTTAATTTAAGGACCGTTTAACTCAACACTTTGCTTATTAGCTGGTCTTTAATGActgaaaaacttaaaataaagtcAGTTTACCTGATATTAAGTGCCTTCAATACATTACGGTGGTTCCACATTTTGAAATACCTGCAATACCTTTCATTTGCTGCATATAAAAAAAGGTGAAAGAAAGGAAAACTTTGATCATGTGGAAAAATTGATTTGTAGTGATGTTGAGTATAATGTGATAAATCTAGCAAATGTAAATATTCTTGTTGAGAGAGAGGCCATGTCAGTTCACATATAAAGTAGAACACAAGGTTTAATACTGTTGCAATTAAATCTGCATTAACAGATTTTGACTGTGTTAGCAAACAGTGGTCTATTTATACATCCTGATGGATTTAGGCACAATATTCACTCTCATTTATGCTCCATTTTGGTCTtcacctaacctgactccgccagatggattgcttcgcatttgctcggcatatctgcgagtggaaaactggagctcgcgagatcaggacggtctcacgaggctagtctTCACCAACCCTTGAGGGGAAATCTTATTCACAAACTTTGTCAGCCGTtcggtgctgggcaggtagagTGCAGTGTGTTTATTAGAACAATTCTGGTGAAAACAGCTGCCAGCTGAGGCTGAAAATGGGGATGATATGAGCAAAGTTTTGTGAAAtgtgctaaaaaaaataaaccctcCATAGAACACAGGACAGAGTTGTTTCCCTGTGTTAATGTTTGTTGACCAGtatctttcacattacacatagtcatttgatacattgttaatataaacataaaaagTTAGAATtacatgcaagaaaaaaaatgtcaacacacAAAACTGTTTAGCCAAACTTTCCTTTATAAGAAAAGTTAACATATTTAGTAAGACACGTTAAATTACAATTCTGATGTAATCCCAGCTAATACAGCTGATGACAAACATCATTTTGACAGCTGTCACTTCAGGTAGggtttgttttatatatatatataagtgatGATGAGTCTGCATTACCCAGTTTCTTTAAGCAAAACATTACAACCACAGCTGACGAACAGCCGTTAATGCTCTTATGTCtaggtttattttttacaaaatttaAATACTTCACTCCAGCCAAAATCTTACAGTAGAAAATGTAAACATGCAATACTCATACTTAAGCACATAAAGTGGTGTTTAGTATTATTACTTTGTGCAACTTCACTGCAAACTGTTATCAGTCTCAAACAAATATAACATGCAAATTTAAATGTCACAAGTTAAATTAAATTCACTAATttctcagcaaaaaaaaacagaaacactctTTGGGAAGTGAACACCTGTGCAAATGTCTTAAGGCGAGTGAAGCCTTTCTTCGTccctaaaaacagaaaatataaatTTACACGGTAATGTATATAccttttaattttaatgaagATACCACACTGAACCCAACAGTAATAGTAAATCATACAGTAAGACCAGTAATGAGTCAGGACtaatatacattaaaaaaaatattaatatgcattcaaTTCAAATCTAGACTGTTCACGAGAGTTAATTTGATGAAATTAAACTCACATGTCTTCTTTTCCCCCATTCCATCTCATTTCATGAAGCCTTAGGTGCCCAAGATCTCTCTGTTAAGATAGTATACAAACATTATTTAATCCAAACAGCACACTGTTATTTAGAGAGGATACCACCATAAAATTGAATACCAACACCCAACTTACTGCCTCCATTAGGACTATGGGGTGCTCTGGCAAGAATTTCGGTTTCTTCCTTGCCTCAGGAGAACTTGCCAGACCAATTAAAAATTCTCTTGTGTAAGATATTCTGCctatgaaaaaatatatatatatatatattaaaatcaaCATGACAAGAGTTCAAATCAGGcaaatcaaaataaaggcaaaaGTAGGTTGATATTCTGTCAATGCAGTGGCTTTTTTGCCAAACTCATACTGTAGATAAAGAAATTGGGAAAAACATCCTCAGAACAGAAATGCATACAATAACACTTTGTGTCTTACCTTCTTTCTGTTTGTGGAGGTTGAAAATCCTGTAGAACTGCTCTATGCCAATATTTGCCTATCAAGCATAACATTAGAATAGTTTTAGAAAAtgtaaagctatagtgcgtagtttctgtctcccccatcaaGAATTCTAATTAATGAcacaacactgttggcgcgtccacttGATACAAGCCTGAGGTAATTGCGCACACTCCCCCACCCATCCCCAACgtagttgctagtagccaaggatgacacggaggattaaaaaaaaacatggactcttcagaagagttaattatcttcactcgagtttctagGCACGAAAGTCACCGTACGAcataatcttctgaacatagccatactgagaaatacagagcgAGTTGTGTGAAGCTGATAGTCTTGATTAGCTTtgcagcaactcatttggcaatggcttgaatgtaactgacattcattaatatcaaaaagttacacactaaagctttaatgttgCCTAAATAAACTGCTTAACAGGCAAATGGTTtatttaaagttattttaattaaagaaaaatgcaaagtGTGAATCACACTAAAATACTgaagagctgaaatgattagtcgatctaaagaaaattaaccggcaacaattttgataatccatatacagtaattgtttttaattaataagTCATTTGTGTCATCTATCAAGCATGCCAAACAGTCTGGTTCAAGGTCTCAAATGTGATTTGcagcttttgtttttatgtaatttttacaaatgattaaaaaatgaTCAACAGAATAATTGATACAGAATATAATTTTAAATTGCAACCCTTAAATATTGTCttctttgggattttttttacctcttgatcctcttcctccatcaGTGCCTGTCCACATGTAGCAGCATTTATTATGGGCTCTAAATTAAGTAATACAATATTATAAGAGCATATCATTATATATGAACACAATACAAAACCTTTGATATTCCTATAAGTTTGACCAACTGTTGCAGACTGCTTACCACTGTCAACATGAATGCAGCGGCGCAGGGGTCTTGCAGGCTCCAGATGTTTTTGGAGGATCCTTCTTCTTGATACCTCCATCTAGTGTCAGTGAGGttcaaacatgttttaaatccACTACACTCTACAAGGAGTCTTCATCACATTTATACTGATCAGATTTGGATTACTACAGGCATTACTAATGTTTCAATATATTATAAATCAGTGCTTTGTAAAGTGGTGTTTGCAGACCATTAGGGGTCCTGAAGTGGGTCACAGCCACTGGCTTTATGTCAGGAATAGTGGTACAACTCTTTCACTCAAGTGGCATGTATAACGTtactatggacctttttcacagcagacattttgacttgtcatagtaggaagagcacagctgaaattgatcaccttaacgatggctcaattccatcaagtgtcccagtaagctgtttcagtgagtcagcatgtacaataccagggcctctcctaagtggaatgcaaccatccttaatggttttgaatacacctgtgcttttcctactatgacatgtcaacatgtctgccgtgaaaaacgTCTATTCAGATGTCAGGCTTCAACTGATCTTTCCCAATTCATAGCAGACAGGTATATAATggttttctattattattattagctagATCAAGTATCCTGCATCATTTGACAGTGTCGTTAACGTAACTTATTTAGAAATAAGAAATACTAGGAAACGAGCTTAACACTGACCAGGGATTGTCCCAGGTTGAGTGTAGCAAAACAGTTAACGTAAGCAATTCAACAAAAACGATTTAAATTGGCCCTATTAGCTTTATGTTAACTTTAAGCAAGCTTAACATAAATACATGTCGGTGAAAACAAGTTGTCGAAAACTGTCAATCTTTCTACCTTCATAAAAGAAGCAACTTTGGAAACCAACCAGGTAACGTTACTGGGAACATTCTTGTTGCCCATCAGTGTCCATGGCAGACATTTGCGTTACCATGGTCTGCATGTTAACGGTGCATCATAAGCGGTTCTGTTTTACGAATCAGTTTATTTAACGGTCGGGACTGCGTCTAACGATTGTATATGATCTCGCATTATAACATTAACgaaacaaaataaaacgttAAGCGATGACATGCATACGTTTGAACTCTGCGAAACCATAATTCTAGCTTGTAACATTGGCGTAATAACTTATACCGGTAAGCAGCGAGTTACCGACGTAGCCggtagactttaaaaaaaaaagagacgttttatgttaaaatattcacctgtttaaataaaagttCCCTCGGCGTGATTTTGTCTGcttaacttcttcttcttctactatgTTTATTGGCGTTGGAGGATCGCCTGCCGGTGTCATCACCATAGACATAAATATAGGTCATCACATCCCATCACCAGACTCCTCGGTCCCGGTTGAACCGGAAGTCGTTCTGTCCCTGAAACTAAAATGATGTTGAACAATGTTGTGttcttttatatatgtcaatgcttatatactgtctatggttgtaGGCTAACCTTATAACTGTCCCCACCAAGCATTAGCCTCTTGTCAACGTAGCACATATCAAGCTGGATTGATCGATATCAAAATGCATCAATAAATTAGGTCTctactgtattgtgtgttgtTAAGTGACATGATATCAAttacaaaatgatgctgtgtggcagaaagCATGCTGTATTACGGTTACTGAGTATTattctttctgtgacattgtaagatttacaattactctcgaACATACCATCTGGGTTTAACTTTAACACACTGCGGCCTATGAGATAATTATTAAGACATCCACACCAGTACTTAAAATTTAGAAAGTTTACAagttttttaatttgaaatacATATTACAGATTCTCACAGTGGTCACTTGTCCTATTATCTTGCTCTtgtacctttttgtttttaaaggagaATACTGTATATCCCACAGATAACCACTTAAGGGTATCCCATTTAAACTAATCTTAAAAGTTATCGCTAACTGATTCCTTTTAATTAGTGATTAACCTGCACTTTATATAAGTAAGGTTTATGTGGCAAGCAAAATGTGTTTACACTGCAAGTGACAGATGTGTGAAGAAAAACTTACAATTCAAAAAGGTAtgcatttttatataaaaaaaataacatttcacaACATTATTCCACACTattgtaaattaaatttaagaAATGTCAACCAAAAATCTAGTATTTCACTTTAAGATAAAAAATGCATACAAACCCCATATTTAGTCAACAGACTATATTgcctaataaaaataaaagaaaatgcaatttaaaaaaaagaattatactAAATTCCCGGTATTCACAATTGTATTGTgtaatcaaaaaagaaaagaaagacaaggCAATTTTATCCTTTAAATCAACTTTGTTTCAATCAACACTGTACATGTCCAACCTACACTGCTAGGGCATGTTAGGTGCCGTGCAAGGCAATGccacttttactcaagtaatagcTGTATTTTTCTTGGACCTATTGGTCTTCCACTCAGTTCCTCAACTGCTGTCAACGCCTCCTGACGGGACTCAAATACTGCAGTTGCAGAGCCTTTCGATTTTCCTCTCTGGTCATACTGCAGTGAGACAGATCCAGGGATAATGCGAAATCCATAGCAAAAGTCATAGATTTCTTCACTTCTGATTTGGAATGGTAAGTTAAGCAGCTTTACACAAGTGGGACCATCAAAATGTTGCACTGAGGGACCAAAGCCACCACGAAAGCCATTACCTCTGTCTTGTGGAGCATGAGGGCCTCCTCCACGGGGTTCATAATCTCTGCCTCCGTGGATGTGAGCCTGTGCATTGGTCATTGGTATATTACCATCACGAGAAATCCTAAAGTCAGGGTACTCTGTGTCACCAAGGCGATGGGATGCCTCGTTTCTCCTGCCCGAGTACCGCTCCTCTCTTGGCATTGGCTCTTGCACCACTGGTGGCTCAACACCCAACTCCCGCATCTGAGAACGTGAAATGCATTTcagtgtgacctctgacccaaGAAACCTTTGTCCATTGAGAGAGAGTGCACTCATAGCCTCTGCCTCAGACCGGAAGAGAACCAACGCCTTTCCAACTCCAGCACCGTTATGGTCACGCAGCACAAACACCTTGTCCTCTGTGATATTAAACCCAAGGAAGAAGTCCATGATCTCAACTTTCCGTACATCAAATGGCAGGTtccgcacaaacacacacattttttctgAGTCATAAGGATCACTTGGGTAAGATGGAGGCCTCTCCTGAAACATTTCAGAGTTTTCAGAAGGTCCGACATCCATGCTCTGAGCTTCCAGAAGGGTGATCATTTTCTCTCTCGAGATTGGCCGGGTAGAAATCAATCGGTTGAAAAACTGCCTTTTTTCAGGAGTCAAGGCATCACAATAGTCACGCAGACTCTTAAACAGCACAAATGCAGATCTAGTTCTTCTCCCATCACTGCCAATTAAGTGTAGGATCTGGTCATCCTCAAGCTTTGCATTACAAAAAAGCTTTTTTATGTCTTCTTTTTCCACTGCAAAGGACAGATTTTCCATCAAAACGCAGTACTCATCGTCGGAAAAAACCGGCCTCAAAGGAGATTGTGACCTGACGTGGTGTGGATTCCTCTGATGGCGAACAGGTGATCTATCTCTTGCAAAGTTGTTGACAGCCATTGACTCTTTACCAGTAGCCCGACGCCAAAAGTCTGCTGTCGTTGTGGAAACCTCCACATACCTTGACCCAATGTATTTCCTATCCCTCTTCAGGGCTTCGTGTGCATCCTCTCTTGTTGCAAATTTGACGATACCTTTCCCATTGTTGAAACCCTGTGCATTTTTCAATAAGACCATATCATCAATAAGTAAACCGAAGAAAAAGTCACGGACTTCCTCTTCAGTCACAGAGAAAGGCATTCCATTtagaaacacatgcacaaagtCATCATTAGTGTTTGAAGCCCTCTGGTGATGGGGGGGAGGGGAATAATCTGATCTGCTAGCCGATCTCCTGACCACCTCAGGATCCACAGATCTTCTAGCACGTCTTGCATTTTCCTCAAATCGTCTCCGTTCATCTAGCTCTACATTTGTTGTACTTCTTTCAAGCATGTTCTGCATCTCTGTTTTACTACTTAGTAGCAATTGAACAGGTGAACCCTTAATGCAACCTCCTGACTGTGTCATGGCTCTTCTTGCATCTTCATCGGAAGCAAAGATAATGAAAGCTTCCTCAAGCTCCCCACCAATTATATGCACCCCTCCATCTGGAATTTTGAGGCCAGCGAAGAACTTGCGAATATCCTCAGAACCTGCTGTGACTCTTAGTCCCTGTAAACGGATGACGACCGCCATGCTGAAGTACAAACAACAGCACCTGCAGACAAAAGGGTATAGAATAGCATTATTGCCAACGGAGCTTTACTAGCCCAGCGTCAATTTCCTGGCAGTCCAATATAACAACTGAACTGGAATAGCAATTTGAGACAAAGGACATCAAAGACAAGGGACACCATTACAATCAATGTCAACAACAGCCACTTTTAAGATGGACAAGAAATTTAAATCTGCGTAAACAGAACAATTTAACAGAGACTGTAGCTCACGCTCCAGAGTTGAAAGTCCTAACTCACAATATCAACTCTATCTGGCACAATAATCAACCTTTTTCCCCTATATCAGTTTTATCAGACCATTTTAATCAATCACCCCATAGGTTAACTATTCCAATTCCTCATGTATGATTCAACTAAAGCAGTCAATTGTAAGTTGATCTGAAAACCCCTACTGGTCAGACTGGATTACAAATATTCATCTTGCAAATAAAATGTGATGAAGGCCACTTGTTTAATCAAACATAGCTGAGTGATTTGACGTGTTGCCTTTGCCAGGCTGAAGGCTAATGGACTGAAAATGTGTCACCTCCCAGAATGTGACAGCCCACAGTGACTCACCATAACCATCCTTTAACATTTATGACCCTCCCAACATTAATGCTGCATCCAGGTGTAGTGCATCACAATCGTAGGTCCGAAACATTCAAGTTTACCAGCAACTATTTTCACTTATTCAGCCAACACAAAGTGATCACAACAGGGTAAACTATTTTTCCCAGTGTATTTGGAGGGGCCTTCTCAATGGGACAGCGCTGTTGATCAATCATAAAATAGGTCTTGAAATGCAGACTTGGAAGAAGACAGTTCAACTGGGACCCAGCAAGGACAATGTCACCGTTGTCATGGCATAATATCTACAAGGCATTTGCATTCGCTACATCAGCACCAGCTACAATCCAACTAAAGCATCTCCAAATCTGTCATTCAACAGAACCACTAGCCAAAAAGCACCAACATTAAAAAATTCAAACcattattacataatgttttTGGTAAATTTTACTGTGTGGTAAATCACCAGTGATTTTGCATGTTTAAACTAAGTACCTTATGCTTATATTATCCATCATTTCCCAAAGCATGAGTCCTGATTTTAGATTAATATTTTTGCCCAATTAGAATTTTCAAATTTAATGTTTAGGTGCTCCACTCGCCAAAACACGTCCACGATTGTAGATTTTCCACAAATGAGTAGTTCTGATTGGACAGTCTCTGCTCCATGAACACCATGTTTCTGACCATAACAATATGAGCTACAAAGCACGCACAACTCAATCATCAACTTTATAGCATATTTGCAGAACGCTGAAATCAGGATGTATTGACACTCAAAAGACTCATCCACTGTAGCGCCACCTCGCTATAACAGCGTTTCCAAAATATCCCATTCATGGctgaaaaaaacactatttGTTTGCATTATTTGGCAATGTACACCACTGCTGCAGTCTGTGCGTTCAAGAGGCTGGCGTTCTGGTTAATGCAATAGCGTCAGTGTCTCCTCTTCTGGCCCATTCCCTGTCCCGCTCTGCAACATTTCCTCCTCTGTATACTTTGGTGCAAAAGGTTAAAGTATAACAGTTGTTCCATAGAAAGTGTAATCGTCTTCTCATCAGCGTTCCTCATCAGGATAGTGTGCTGTCATGTAGCAAAACAATTTCCATCCGAAGTGAGCAAAATTATTTTCATAAACCATTCAACACAACTGTCAGGACGTTCATTTGTACATCACTTGTATTCCATATGTGGCATATGAATGGCAAAGTTCTGTTGTCATACCTtcacttcagcatgtaaatgcATCACCAGGAAGGATTCACAAATCACTCCACAATTTTAACAGTATAAAAACTTAGTGTGACCAAAGTGTCTCAATTGCCCTGTACGACAAATCCTGACATGACATAAAACCAACTAACATCACCTCTATGGAAATAAAATTGGGTCTAAAGTACTGTAGCATGCATCACCATATCTGAACGTACACATTTTGTatgaatatattcaaatatgttAATGTGTAAACGTTTTGTTCAAATAAAATTGTGTGAAAAATATCTGAACTAGATTTAGTTTTTGAATCCATACGGAGATCTTTAGCTGTGAATGAAAAAGATTTGCACAAATAATTTCCAATGTGCAAGTGCATAAAAAAGATTTGCACAAAGGTTTGCAGTTACCTCGTTTGTGGGTGCAAAAAGTTTGAGCGTCACAACCCCTGCAAAATGACCGAAttcactatcagaatttgatcTATTAGATCTAATATTTGGAAAATCTAGAAGAGCCGcacaattaaataatttaatccccattcaagttagAGTGCTCAACTATTTTGGATCAGCTAGCGGAGGTCACTAGTCATCCTGCTCTATGGGCCAAATCATCCAGGTAATTTTTTTGGCTTCATGCGCCACTGAGCTACTCTAACAGGAATGAACAGGGCTCCACTTCAAACTCTGCATCCAGGTTTTATTATGCATCAATGGTCTATGGCTGCAACCAAACATGACAGCTACAGTAGCTTGAAAAATAGCAATTTGGCGCACTAAATTTGATTGACATTTTATCATACCACAAATGAGACAATTAGCTAAATAGCGAACCCTGCACTCCCTCTGCCTCACTCCTCCGACAAAAGTACTAGGTTCTGTCAGGGCTCGACAGTAACAGATTGAGTCAATTGGCAACCGTTTCGTGGCCTCTGGTTGCCCCCATTGGCAACCAcctgttctattttttttaaatatatgaaaacttacaaaaatggaaaatattTCAAAAGATGTCAACATTTTATATGGTTGTCTCCGTGAACATTAAACACTACATTTGTGCACAACACATGCTAATATGCCAACGGTGCCTGGCACCTACCGGACAGAATAGCAATGTGCCTCATTACAGTGTCACTTAAATGTCTGCgcttctctcagctgctccGAAACACAAGTTAGAGGCAagagaagcatcgctgcatgtcagGCTAGTAAACACTGATAACacgttacacttggcagcaggtaacgttagccgactgttagctacagtagtaactggattaaacagttaaaatgctgaccactaagcagtgtaaagtgtgactgtatttcaccgtagaggattccaacacagGGACGTACAACCGTGAtgccgctaaagctatgagctaaaagacaaaCTAGCACTTGGCCACTGCTGTtgtcagaaaaacacagatgtgaaTAAAAGGTAGCGTTTACTTTAAACTGCTAAACAAAGTAATTATTCTgaagttattacatttttattaaatcatttaaatctCCCCCCTTTTTTTGTGCAGATGCTGAATTTATGTGATCTGTGACTCAAAACGGTTATCAGAgccgtgagttttgtgatccgttGCACCCCTTTTTGAGAGGAATGAGAAATGATATTGCAAGCCATTTTCTCATCGCTTCATTGTTAAAATGTGTGATATAGTTACATAAGAAATGAAAATGCTCCAAATATAGGCTGTTTAAAACATGGCAACTGTATTGTCAATTTCGGCAACCAAAAGCTGATGCCTGTTTGCCAAGCCTGGCaaccactttaaaaagttaGTGCCCGTGTTAACTTTTTAGATGTTTATCTGCAAACCTCTGTTACAGCAAACCTTTGCTGTGCAATTCCAAACCTTTGTGCAAATCTTCTTTATGCACTCACACATTTGAAATCATTTGTGCAAATCTTTCATTTGGTCATAACGTGGCATGCACATTTACAGGTCTAACAGGTTAAACAAATGAAATCTATTTGTTTGATGCACTGACGATGACAGAATGGAAGTTTAACTCTAATGCTTATAAGTTTGCTACCTTTTGTTTCTTAAGcttggaaaaaaacatcagGATGGTTTACTTTAGTTTGTTACTACCCCAGTTTctggtctttttgtgaataatAGTGTCTTGCAAGCCTGTTCAGGCTATGAATGCATGACAGTATTTACAgattaacaatttaaaacacaaatcTATTTGTTCAGATATTTCACACATTTGAATTAATTTAAGCAACATTTTTTACACTCTTGAATGTATTCATACAAATGAATTCACGCATTTGGGAATACACAGCTGCAATACATTTCAGCCTATTTTGGTTCCACAAGTCTTACTCTGTTGAAACTGGCATCGAAACTTCAGGGTTAGCTAGCGTCAGTTCTAACGTTACAGACaaacgttagcctactgctaacTTGTGTCACAGAGAAGAACGAGCAAAAGCTGTTTAGCAAATTAAGTGCGTGACACGTAGCTAGAATATTCCAAAGGTGACAATCAACTATAAGGGCATTAAACTACACGTTTACTGAACAACAGTGCCACGCCATTTAGCTAGCCAACTGTAACGTAACGTTACGCCGAACACACATAGGACGCTTGTCGCCATTAATAACGCGGTTGATCAACCCAAACGCAATGTGCgttaagtgacaaaaacataacgTTACATAACCGAAAACGAATGTAACTTGGTGTTAGGTAAGAATGTGGCGAACATTGCGGACGTCCTTGGCGTCCAAACAAAGCACGGCAAAATGTCGAGCTTAGCTAACCGTAGCTAGTCAGCTAACGATAGGCCTCTGCCTGAGCGTGAACTCATTTGACAGACAACGCTGACCTGCGACTAAGAGAatatattctttagaaataacaCCACATAACTAACGACAAAACTTACACAATCGACAAGCACAGATTCTAGTGCAAAATCGAGAATAGCGGATAGGTTCAGGTCAGTTAAGTTTGGCTTTTGTCGCTCTCGTCCTAGTCTTCTTCTTCAGA
This window of the Perca flavescens isolate YP-PL-M2 chromosome 6, PFLA_1.0, whole genome shotgun sequence genome carries:
- the LOC114557738 gene encoding uncharacterized protein C8orf88 isoform X4, coding for MMEVSRRRILQKHLEPARPLRRCIHVDSEPIINAATCGQALMEEEDQEANIGIEQFYRIFNLHKQKEGRISYTREFLIGLASSPEARKKPKFLPEHPIVLMEARDLGHLRLHEMRWNGGKEDMDEERLHSP
- the LOC114557738 gene encoding uncharacterized protein C8orf88 isoform X5, producing the protein MEVSRRRILQKHLEPARPLRRCIHVDSEPIINAATCGQALMEEEDQEANIGIEQFYRIFNLHKQKEGRISYTREFLIGLASSPEARKKPKFLPEHPIVLMEARDLGHLRLHEMRWNGGKEDMDEERLHSP
- the LOC114557738 gene encoding uncharacterized protein C8orf88 isoform X2, which codes for MGNKNVPSNVTWLVSKVASFMKMEVSRRRILQKHLEPARPLRRCIHVDSEPIINAATCGQALMEEEDQEANIGIEQFYRIFNLHKQKEGRISYTREFLIGLASSPEARKKPKFLPEHPIVLMEARDLGHLRLHEMRWNGGKEDMDEERLHSP
- the LOC114557738 gene encoding uncharacterized protein LOC114557738 isoform X6; translation: MGNKNVPSNVTWLVSKVASFMKMEVSRRRILQKHLEPARPLRRCIHVDSEPIINAATCGQALMEEEDQEANIGIEQFYRIFNLHKQKEERSWAPKAS
- the LOC114557738 gene encoding uncharacterized protein C8orf88 isoform X3, with translation MGNKNVPSNVTWLVSKVASFMKMEVSRRRILQKHLEPARPLRRCIHVDSEPIINAATCGQALMEEEDQEANIGIEQFYRIFNLHKQKEGRISYTREFLIGLASSPEARKKPKFLPEHPIVLMEAVSWVEILGT
- the LOC114557738 gene encoding RNA-binding protein 12B isoform X1, with translation MAVVIRLQGLRVTAGSEDIRKFFAGLKIPDGGVHIIGGELEEAFIIFASDEDARRAMTQSGGCIKGSPVQLLLSSKTEMQNMLERSTTNVELDERRRFEENARRARRSVDPEVVRRSASRSDYSPPPHHQRASNTNDDFVHVFLNGMPFSVTEEEVRDFFFGLLIDDMVLLKNAQGFNNGKGIVKFATREDAHEALKRDRKYIGSRYVEVSTTTADFWRRATGKESMAVNNFARDRSPVRHQRNPHHVRSQSPLRPVFSDDEYCVLMENLSFAVEKEDIKKLFCNAKLEDDQILHLIGSDGRRTRSAFVLFKSLRDYCDALTPEKRQFFNRLISTRPISREKMITLLEAQSMDVGPSENSEMFQERPPSYPSDPYDSEKMCVFVRNLPFDVRKVEIMDFFLGFNITEDKVFVLRDHNGAGVGKALVLFRSEAEAMSALSLNGQRFLGSEVTLKCISRSQMRELGVEPPVVQEPMPREERYSGRRNEASHRLGDTEYPDFRISRDGNIPMTNAQAHIHGGRDYEPRGGGPHAPQDRGNGFRGGFGPSVQHFDGPTCVKLLNLPFQIRSEEIYDFCYGFRIIPGSVSLQYDQRGKSKGSATAVFESRQEALTAVEELSGRPIGPRKIQLLLE